Proteins encoded by one window of Misgurnus anguillicaudatus chromosome 4, ASM2758022v2, whole genome shotgun sequence:
- the pigf gene encoding phosphatidylinositol-glycan biosynthesis class F protein translates to MWDAEIRGMASAHAIIASSIFMATVMPAVFVENFSVYGTHLVWLYFVAGSVAVVNIAVFWLLGISPSTKKNTLSFKINRLFRSCLYFLLSCLFFHTVVVLYGAPLLEFALETFSLAVLLSTLTTLRCLCMLGPNVQAWIRVFSRDGAMSVWDTSLQITTGCSLVGAWLGAFPIPLDWDRPWQVWPVSCTLGATTGFLTGLLAAPVWIHWHRKLLTYKLK, encoded by the exons ATGTGGGATGCTGAGATAAGGGGCATGGCATCGGCTCATGCCATTATTGCTTCTTCCATATTCATGGCAACTGTAATGCCTGCTGTGTTCGTGGAGAACTTCTCTGTGTATGGCACCCATTTGGTTTGGCTGTATTTTGTGGCTGGATCTGTTGCTGTGGTCAACATTGCAGTGTTTTGGCTTTTAGGCATTAGTCCATCAACAAAGAAGAACACACTGAGCTTTAAG ATCAATAGATTATTCAGATCCTGTCTATACTTTCTGCTATCATGTCTTTTCTTTCATACTGTGGTTGTACTGTACGGCGCACCACTGCTAGA ATTTGCCCTGGAGACTTTTTCTCTGGCTGTCCTGCTGTCCACGCTGACTACACTGAGATGTCTTTGCATGCTGGGCCCTAATGTACAGGCATGGATTCGGGTGTTCAGCAGAGATGG GGCGATGTCAGTGTGGGACACCTCTCTTCAGATTACCACTGGCTGTAGTCTGGTTGGAGCCTGGCTTGGAGCTTTCCCTATTCCCCTCGACTGGGACAGACCCTGGCAG GTTTGGCCTGTTTCCTGTACTCTCGGCGCAACTACTGGATTTCTAACTGGCCTCCTTGCTGCCCCTGTTTGGATCCACTGGCATCGCAAACTTCTCACCTACAAGCTTAAATGA
- the rhoq gene encoding rho-related GTP-binding protein RhoQ isoform X2, whose product MMKTTCGLRMQLVLHPLFMHNNKIPVSVTVGGKQYLLGLYDTAGQEDYDRLRPLSYPMTDVFLICFSVVNPASFQNVREEWVPELQEYAPNVPYLLIGTQIDLRDDPKTIAKLNDVKEKPIVTEQGQKLAKEIGACCYVECSALTQKGLKTVFDEAIIAILAPKKGALKRRLGPRCINCCLIT is encoded by the exons ATGATGAAAACCACCTGTGGGCTGAGGATGCAACTGGTGCTGCATCCCTTATTTATGCACAATAATAAAATACCAG TGAGTGTGACGGTTGGAGGAAAACAATACCTGCTGGGCCTGTATGACACTGCGGGTCAG GAAGATTATGATCGCCTACGACCCCTGTCCTACCCCATGACGGATGTCTTCCTCATTTGCTTCTCGGTGGTGAATCCGGCCAGCTTCCAGAATGTAAGAGAGGAGTGGGTGCCTGAACTTCAGGAGTATGCACCCAACGTCCCTTACCTGCTCATTGGCACTCAG ATTGACCTGCGGGATGATCCGAAGACTATTGCCAAGCTGAACGATGTGAAAGAAAAGCCGATTGTGACAGAACAAGGCCAAAAGCTAGCAAAGGAG ATTGGTGCCTGCTGTTATGTCGAATGCTCGGCACTGACGCAAAAAGGTTTGAAGACGGTGTTCGACGAGGCCATTATAGCCATTCTGGCTCCAAAGAAAGGAGCACTCAAGCGAAGACTTGGCCCACGTTGCATCAACTGTTGCCTGATCACATGA
- the rhoq gene encoding rho-related GTP-binding protein RhoQ isoform X1, whose translation MANGTGSIMLKCVVVGDGAVGKTCLLMSYANDAFPEEYVPTVFDHYAVSVTVGGKQYLLGLYDTAGQEDYDRLRPLSYPMTDVFLICFSVVNPASFQNVREEWVPELQEYAPNVPYLLIGTQIDLRDDPKTIAKLNDVKEKPIVTEQGQKLAKEIGACCYVECSALTQKGLKTVFDEAIIAILAPKKGALKRRLGPRCINCCLIT comes from the exons ATGGCAAACGGAACCGGCAGCATCATGTTGAAATGCGTGGTGGTCGGCGACGGCGCCGTGGGAAAAACTTGTCTGTTGATGAGCTATGCCAACGACGCCTTTCCTGAGGAGTATGTGCCTACGGTCTTTGATCATTATGCAG TGAGTGTGACGGTTGGAGGAAAACAATACCTGCTGGGCCTGTATGACACTGCGGGTCAG GAAGATTATGATCGCCTACGACCCCTGTCCTACCCCATGACGGATGTCTTCCTCATTTGCTTCTCGGTGGTGAATCCGGCCAGCTTCCAGAATGTAAGAGAGGAGTGGGTGCCTGAACTTCAGGAGTATGCACCCAACGTCCCTTACCTGCTCATTGGCACTCAG ATTGACCTGCGGGATGATCCGAAGACTATTGCCAAGCTGAACGATGTGAAAGAAAAGCCGATTGTGACAGAACAAGGCCAAAAGCTAGCAAAGGAG ATTGGTGCCTGCTGTTATGTCGAATGCTCGGCACTGACGCAAAAAGGTTTGAAGACGGTGTTCGACGAGGCCATTATAGCCATTCTGGCTCCAAAGAAAGGAGCACTCAAGCGAAGACTTGGCCCACGTTGCATCAACTGTTGCCTGATCACATGA